From Ignisphaera aggregans DSM 17230, the proteins below share one genomic window:
- a CDS encoding hypothetical protein (KEGG: ypb:YPTS_2160 LysR family transcriptional regulator): MTWNGDVHMSLFDIDDIAICAYSLCGDSLEIVKEYIDCIPESLNAIHRIAESLGIKIRFSTVEILQNYVKNINELREEDIEKLISIIRRVASNRNISLEEIEEILKIVFGRKLHIFNKKSDLIEISFAALYALFLNILNSIEDKYSINQIYIPIQENIAIENIIA, translated from the coding sequence ATGACTTGGAATGGCGATGTGCATATGTCGCTCTTCGATATAGATGATATAGCTATATGTGCATATTCGCTATGTGGAGATAGTTTAGAGATAGTTAAGGAGTATATAGATTGTATACCAGAGTCATTGAATGCTATACATAGAATTGCTGAATCTCTAGGTATAAAAATCAGATTTTCAACTGTTGAAATACTTCAAAACTATGTGAAGAATATAAATGAATTGAGAGAGGAAGATATAGAGAAGCTAATTAGTATAATCCGAAGAGTTGCAAGCAATAGAAATATCTCTCTTGAAGAAATAGAAGAAATACTAAAGATAGTATTCGGAAGAAAGCTACATATATTCAATAAAAAATCTGATCTAATAGAAATATCTTTTGCAGCACTCTACGCACTATTCCTAAACATATTGAATAGTATAGAAGATAAATACAGTATAAACCAAATCTACATCCCAATACAGGAAAATATCGCTATAGAAAACATAATAGCTTAA
- a CDS encoding hypothetical protein (KEGG: smr:Smar_0510 hypothetical protein~SPTR: A3DLV8 Putative uncharacterized protein~PFAM: Protein of unknown function (DUF2029)): MINRRAEMMNENPITTLDIIDKKRAKYLIILSALIIISALNIGWNYYDLMWWISWYKIVESNGISSIFSIYRLCQLPTCKAPYLPLAILIFLPSYAITTLLPVPFRFIVLKIILVLIPALIIYNILKKNRGSIVALLWLLSLPFIQILFVLQFDVIISLLVLLATYFFSNQKYHLSAITLALSSLIKHVTVILLPIYLITLLIDKKYRTVLKYFLVYMFVVLIIVLPFFINDPISMIEDVILFHGARAPQDLSIWAILTVVLETNIVKSLGYIDNIWLIPFTIGYILLIIYYTQIHRYRDSNKDYRHLYLCISLALLMFITFNKIGNLNYLVWIVPSALMALSGKNLISFYRLTAFIVLFGSIPYSLMLTFFPASIDAPTLLAEDLSYWNARALLAQSLNYYIFYVSVMVDILSIYLSNILTPLEFVDHFYSAALSIYKYKELIMIIIIINTQIMLTLLIIQLLKYLKD, translated from the coding sequence ATGATTAATAGAAGAGCTGAGATGATGAATGAGAATCCTATTACTACTCTAGATATTATTGATAAGAAGAGAGCAAAGTACCTTATAATACTATCTGCTCTAATAATAATCTCTGCACTAAATATAGGATGGAACTACTATGACCTAATGTGGTGGATATCATGGTATAAAATAGTTGAGAGTAATGGTATATCATCAATATTCTCTATATACAGATTATGCCAATTACCAACATGTAAAGCCCCATATCTCCCTCTAGCTATACTAATATTCCTACCCAGCTATGCAATTACAACCCTTCTCCCAGTACCATTTAGATTCATAGTTCTTAAAATAATACTAGTCCTTATTCCGGCATTAATTATCTACAACATTTTAAAAAAGAATAGAGGTAGTATTGTTGCATTACTTTGGCTTCTCTCACTACCATTTATACAAATACTATTTGTTTTACAATTTGATGTAATTATATCACTGCTAGTCCTACTAGCAACATACTTTTTTAGCAATCAAAAATATCATTTATCTGCAATAACCTTAGCATTATCATCATTAATAAAACATGTAACAGTTATTCTCCTCCCAATATATCTTATAACACTGTTAATTGATAAGAAATATAGAACTGTGCTAAAATACTTCCTAGTATATATGTTTGTAGTCCTCATAATTGTTCTTCCATTCTTTATCAACGATCCTATTAGCATGATTGAAGATGTTATACTATTTCATGGAGCTAGAGCTCCACAGGATCTATCAATATGGGCCATATTAACAGTTGTTCTTGAGACAAATATAGTGAAGAGTTTAGGGTATATAGATAATATATGGTTAATCCCCTTCACCATAGGATATATATTGCTAATAATATATTATACTCAGATACATAGATATAGAGATTCTAATAAAGACTATAGACATCTATACCTATGTATATCATTAGCACTATTAATGTTTATTACATTTAATAAAATTGGAAATCTTAACTATTTAGTTTGGATAGTCCCTTCAGCACTAATGGCACTTTCGGGAAAAAATCTTATCTCATTCTATAGATTAACAGCATTTATTGTTCTATTTGGCTCTATACCCTATTCTCTCATGCTAACATTCTTCCCCGCATCTATCGATGCACCAACATTATTAGCTGAAGATCTTAGTTATTGGAATGCAAGAGCTTTACTTGCCCAATCATTGAATTACTACATATTCTATGTATCAGTAATGGTAGATATATTATCGATATACCTATCAAACATTCTAACACCTCTAGAATTTGTAGACCACTTCTATTCTGCTGCTCTATCAATATATAAATACAAGGAATTGATAATGATTATAATTATAATTAATACACAAATAATGTTAACATTACTAATAATCCAGCTTCTAAAATATTTAAAGGATTAG
- a CDS encoding hypothetical protein (KEGG: sai:Saci_0637 pNOB8-type integrase~SPTR: Q4JB03 PNOB8-type integrase), whose amino-acid sequence MVKAFRKFVKVAIKKRNRTLATQILEAVKVPKDSSKEMPLMQRIMLGYEKAPTIDEIRCVAEAITDIGAKLAFILLAETGLRPPETSNFTIVVDAGDAVYDLEDYNLTVVSFNEGGLSLAMLSASVERGEQ is encoded by the coding sequence ATGGTTAAAGCGTTCAGGAAGTTCGTCAAGGTGGCGATTAAGAAGAGAAATAGAACCCTCGCAACACAGATCCTGGAAGCTGTCAAGGTCCCCAAGGACAGTAGCAAAGAGATGCCGCTCATGCAGAGGATTATGCTAGGCTACGAGAAGGCGCCGACAATTGACGAGATTAGGTGTGTAGCCGAAGCAATCACAGACATAGGCGCGAAGCTCGCCTTCATCCTCCTAGCCGAGACAGGCCTTAGACCGCCGGAGACCTCCAACTTTACAATCGTTGTTGATGCTGGGGATGCTGTCTACGATTTGGAGGACTACAACCTAACTGTTGTTAGCTTCAACGAAGGTGGATTGAGTTTGGCAATGCTTTCAGCATCTGTGGAGAGAGGTGAGCAGTAG
- a CDS encoding oxidoreductase domain protein (COGs: COG0673 dehydrogenase and related protein~InterPro IPR000683~KEGG: tsi:TSIB_2031 NADH dependent dehydrogenase like protein~PFAM: oxidoreductase domain protein~SPTR: B5IQV2 Oxidoreductase family, NAD-binding Rossmann fold protein~PFAM: Oxidoreductase family, NAD-binding Rossmann fold), which produces MAIRIGVIGTGRWGKNHVRVLKELEREGIVKLTSVCDISRDRVMSIGNEYNIEIRETDYTKIIRYVDAVVIATPIDILANIAKTMIENNIHVLIEKPVATNAKDAYEILQLSQSKGVIAMPGMIMRFNPIINKLKDILNSDEHKVKYIVFRRLSRRPLELRKYPLTLDLAVHDIDLCRYLTNSNISTIISSTIFNTPIDDIILASLKTTKNIVCILNIDGVSPHKVREIDVVGENSLIRVDTDKNHMNIYLNNEVKSIEVPFEEPLKNEDRMFILKIRGVDVDIPTMNDAIEYLKIAEKIIRESTYNSI; this is translated from the coding sequence TTGGCAATAAGAATAGGGGTTATTGGTACTGGAAGATGGGGTAAAAATCATGTTAGAGTATTAAAAGAGCTAGAAAGAGAGGGAATAGTAAAACTTACATCAGTATGCGATATAAGTAGAGATAGAGTAATGTCCATAGGAAATGAATATAATATAGAGATAAGAGAGACTGACTATACAAAAATTATTAGGTATGTAGATGCTGTAGTAATTGCTACACCTATAGATATTCTTGCAAATATTGCAAAGACAATGATTGAAAACAATATCCATGTTTTAATAGAAAAGCCTGTTGCCACAAATGCTAAAGATGCCTATGAAATACTACAATTATCACAGTCAAAGGGAGTTATAGCTATGCCTGGAATGATAATGCGCTTCAATCCAATAATCAATAAACTTAAAGATATATTAAATAGTGATGAACATAAAGTTAAGTATATAGTATTCCGACGATTATCTAGAAGACCCTTAGAACTAAGAAAATATCCTCTCACACTAGATTTAGCTGTTCATGATATAGATCTATGCCGATACCTCACAAATAGTAATATATCTACAATAATTTCCTCAACAATATTCAACACCCCCATTGATGATATAATATTAGCATCATTAAAGACTACAAAAAATATTGTATGTATACTAAATATAGATGGGGTTTCCCCCCATAAAGTAAGAGAAATAGATGTTGTAGGAGAGAATTCCCTCATAAGAGTTGATACTGATAAAAACCATATGAACATTTACCTTAATAATGAAGTTAAATCTATAGAAGTGCCATTTGAAGAACCTCTAAAGAATGAGGATAGAATGTTCATATTAAAAATAAGGGGAGTAGATGTTGATATACCTACAATGAATGATGCTATAGAATATCTAAAAATTGCTGAAAAAATAATTAGAGAATCAACCTACAACTCTATATAA
- a CDS encoding thiamine biosynthesis/tRNA modification protein ThiI (COGs: COG0301 Thiamine biosynthesis ATP pyrophosphatase~InterPro IPR004114:IPR018317:IPR020536:IPR003720~KEGG: tpe:Tpen_0320 thiamine biosynthesis protein ThiI~PFAM: Thiamine biosynthesis protein-like; THUMP domain protein; Queuosine synthesis-like~SPTR: A1RWZ9 Thiamine biosynthesis/tRNA modification protein ThiI~TIGRFAM: thiamine biosynthesis/tRNA modification protein ThiI~PFAM: Thiamine biosynthesis protein (ThiI); THUMP domain~TIGRFAM: thiazole biosynthesis/tRNA modification protein ThiI), protein MIYSKWNVLVRYGEISLKGPRSRHRMENKLIDNIQDAISSLGHRLRIFSSHGRIWICCVDSEDIALKIAERSAYVMGIVSVSPSYLIKFENLEDLSLKARDFFRDRVRDKKFAVRVHRVGTHSFTSKDVEKIVGRLLLESGGGRVDLENPEYIAFIEIRDSSAYLFDKIIKGPGGLPIGVEGRVLALISGGIDSPVAAWYAMKRGCEVHMVLFNIGGDEHVRGGVMVAKALVDRWAYGYRPKMYIVDIRPIISRIALYAPEEYMVILLRRYMSRLAEYLARKIDALAIVTGESLGQVASQTLSNIYVIEEAVTIPILRPLIGFDKDEIVRMARFIGTYEYSIKVPEFCPIGARVTTTRAILDKVKEIENRIGVSDTEIEELISNATEIDLKSFSMDFKDISGHSISCKG, encoded by the coding sequence ATGATATATAGTAAATGGAATGTTCTTGTAAGATATGGAGAAATTTCGTTAAAGGGTCCTAGAAGTAGGCATAGAATGGAGAACAAACTTATTGATAATATACAAGATGCTATAAGTTCTCTAGGGCATAGGCTAAGGATTTTTTCATCACATGGAAGGATATGGATATGTTGTGTAGATTCAGAAGATATTGCATTGAAAATTGCTGAGAGAAGTGCCTATGTAATGGGTATTGTAAGTGTATCTCCCTCTTATCTCATAAAGTTTGAGAATCTTGAGGATCTTTCTCTTAAGGCTAGAGATTTCTTTAGGGATAGAGTCAGAGATAAGAAGTTTGCTGTAAGAGTTCATAGAGTTGGAACTCATAGTTTTACTAGTAAAGATGTTGAGAAAATTGTTGGTAGACTTTTATTAGAGAGTGGTGGTGGGAGGGTAGATCTTGAGAATCCTGAATATATAGCATTTATTGAGATTAGAGATAGTTCTGCCTATCTATTTGATAAGATTATAAAGGGTCCTGGAGGACTTCCTATAGGGGTTGAGGGAAGGGTCTTAGCACTAATATCAGGAGGTATAGATTCTCCAGTAGCTGCATGGTATGCTATGAAAAGAGGTTGCGAGGTTCATATGGTATTATTTAATATTGGTGGAGATGAACATGTGAGAGGTGGGGTTATGGTTGCAAAAGCTCTTGTTGATAGATGGGCCTATGGATATAGACCTAAGATGTATATTGTTGATATAAGACCTATTATCTCAAGGATTGCTTTATATGCTCCTGAGGAGTATATGGTTATACTGCTTAGAAGGTATATGAGTAGACTTGCTGAATATTTGGCAAGGAAGATAGATGCTCTTGCAATTGTAACAGGTGAAAGTTTGGGACAGGTAGCATCTCAAACTCTTAGCAATATATATGTGATTGAGGAGGCTGTTACAATACCTATTCTAAGACCGTTAATAGGTTTTGATAAGGATGAGATAGTTAGAATGGCCAGATTCATTGGCACATATGAATATTCTATAAAGGTACCAGAGTTCTGCCCCATAGGAGCAAGAGTTACTACAACTAGAGCTATACTCGATAAGGTGAAGGAGATAGAGAATAGAATTGGTGTTTCAGACACAGAAATTGAGGAACTTATTTCAAATGCTACTGAAATAGATCTCAAATCTTTCTCTATGGATTTTAAGGATATTTCAGGTCATAGTATTAGTTGTAAGGGTTAA
- a CDS encoding hypothetical protein (KEGG: sso:SSO0390 hypothetical protein), translating into MRKLLAAIATLILLAVSPHITAIITTASNYSALDVVARNRMLLDISFQIVDIVDYNDTRYIVVNSTNALPYASGIDIFASSGARVSKKEEALAILTQVVFRKELSQITISDIEALRDFHRQVLTLREAVVPYKSYTESIIYWLTNKSCITMFNKKVCAIDAIKEIGISEVSQLKDEVYSLNSYLGMIVDSSSRIDSCLPVVIDELERYIYGENIPFSALKAPLSECSSAFKDLKRGVDGINSKVSNLVNMLTTVQKYLESIGRRDPTGLVRRFIDYFADLLSDLESLAEKASLSLSTISEKASEYSTKFSALASPEEKAKKELFEPWCSRVVAPIMIYSTLGLITGILLTAVLAIITTYNREGFVGCSRVRTLLTPIAYIVVAVIIFSAFLYLMTGRITVNPIDHFVELGRLGIDNTMIVIAASIASTILLGSVIIYGINRNRSNFRRSLRLSAELALAPLIDIYIVYILFFLVIVSMAVVLFLSIGAGREPSIMLFAVLPLLIGIGILRGGKVRYESDIIQGVPGITLLAYGILIIITPLILNALSYILPINISYSFEFALISLFIGFASMGGCFAFVYLGSMRTIGLLMIIITLLSGLYNSIIGIIVILISVTLIALGGMEDKAVDRGEADFVRIAMFFALITISLLVFFVLPQINLDQEVLLNSSINSVLGPFAGLLLWFASRLMVGKITIISAYLYILLVLMISIFSAIVYLVTLNIMRIASLIKRYVAVRRTIISEVK; encoded by the coding sequence GTGAGAAAGCTACTTGCTGCTATAGCTACATTAATCTTACTAGCAGTGTCTCCACATATAACAGCAATTATAACAACGGCATCAAATTATTCTGCACTAGATGTAGTAGCACGGAATAGAATGCTTCTTGATATCAGCTTTCAAATAGTTGATATAGTTGACTACAACGACACTAGATACATCGTTGTGAATTCTACTAATGCTTTACCCTATGCTAGCGGTATCGATATTTTTGCAAGTAGTGGTGCGCGAGTTTCTAAAAAAGAAGAGGCATTAGCCATTCTAACACAGGTTGTATTTAGGAAAGAATTGTCTCAGATAACAATTTCTGATATAGAAGCTTTAAGAGATTTTCACAGACAGGTTCTAACACTTAGAGAAGCTGTTGTTCCATACAAGTCGTATACGGAAAGCATAATTTACTGGCTTACTAATAAGTCATGCATCACCATGTTCAATAAGAAAGTATGTGCGATTGATGCCATTAAAGAAATTGGCATTAGCGAAGTCTCACAACTTAAAGATGAAGTGTACTCATTGAATTCCTATCTAGGCATGATAGTGGACTCCTCTTCAAGAATAGATAGCTGTTTGCCTGTAGTCATAGATGAATTGGAGCGTTACATATATGGCGAGAATATTCCCTTCTCAGCACTAAAAGCACCACTTTCAGAATGTTCATCAGCATTTAAGGATCTGAAAAGAGGGGTTGATGGTATTAACAGTAAGGTTTCGAATCTAGTTAACATGCTTACAACTGTACAAAAATATCTAGAGTCTATTGGAAGACGTGATCCTACAGGTCTTGTACGCAGATTCATAGATTATTTCGCTGACCTGCTCAGCGATTTGGAATCGCTAGCTGAAAAAGCTAGCTTATCGCTGAGCACTATTTCTGAGAAAGCATCAGAGTACAGTACAAAGTTTTCTGCCTTAGCTTCACCAGAGGAAAAGGCGAAGAAGGAATTATTTGAACCATGGTGTTCAAGAGTAGTAGCTCCAATAATGATATATTCTACGCTTGGACTAATAACAGGCATTTTGCTTACTGCAGTACTCGCCATAATAACTACGTACAACAGGGAGGGATTTGTAGGGTGCTCCCGTGTAAGGACATTATTAACTCCAATAGCCTACATAGTGGTTGCAGTAATTATCTTCTCAGCTTTTCTATATCTTATGACGGGTCGCATAACTGTGAATCCTATAGATCATTTCGTGGAGTTGGGAAGACTAGGAATAGACAACACTATGATAGTTATAGCCGCATCTATTGCATCAACCATATTGCTTGGATCTGTGATTATATATGGCATTAACAGAAATAGATCCAATTTCAGGAGATCTCTACGGCTTTCGGCAGAATTAGCTCTAGCACCTCTTATAGATATCTACATAGTTTACATCCTCTTCTTCTTAGTGATAGTCTCTATGGCTGTAGTTCTATTCTTATCGATCGGTGCGGGAAGAGAACCATCAATAATGCTGTTCGCTGTTTTGCCATTGCTGATAGGTATCGGTATACTACGTGGTGGTAAAGTAAGGTATGAATCTGATATTATTCAGGGAGTGCCCGGAATTACCTTGTTAGCCTATGGCATACTCATCATAATCACTCCACTCATTCTCAATGCTTTGTCATACATCTTACCGATAAATATATCGTATTCATTTGAATTCGCGCTAATATCGTTATTTATTGGGTTTGCATCTATGGGAGGATGCTTTGCATTTGTATATCTTGGATCGATGCGTACTATAGGACTCCTCATGATAATCATCACACTTCTTTCAGGTCTATATAATTCAATAATAGGTATCATCGTTATACTGATATCTGTAACTTTAATAGCATTAGGAGGAATGGAAGATAAAGCAGTTGATAGGGGTGAAGCTGACTTTGTTAGAATAGCCATGTTTTTCGCTCTAATAACGATTAGTCTGCTGGTATTTTTCGTATTACCACAGATAAACTTAGATCAAGAGGTGTTGCTTAACTCAAGCATAAATAGCGTTTTAGGTCCATTTGCGGGATTATTACTGTGGTTTGCGTCTAGGTTGATGGTGGGCAAAATAACGATTATATCTGCCTATCTTTACATACTCTTAGTCCTAATGATATCAATCTTTTCAGCAATAGTATACCTAGTAACACTTAACATCATGAGAATTGCTTCGCTGATTAAACGTTATGTAGCAGTAAGGCGAACAATAATCTCAGAAGTTAAATAA